The following coding sequences are from one Gossypium hirsutum isolate 1008001.06 chromosome A12, Gossypium_hirsutum_v2.1, whole genome shotgun sequence window:
- the LOC107946215 gene encoding zinc finger protein 5, producing MAKDACSGAYHTCDSGNGYSQAGSCGGKKLKLFGFELSPSKNNGNFLKGCVEGDESINSSSRAAGVDDGDSTDEKKFECRYCFKEFANSQALGGHQNALKKERMKKKRLQLQAKRAASINSYLQPLHDSCYPNHFTLYQEPPQIRFDHYQQETRLGASQIIHFQQDSSIFTITPADSTKPSKQWCKSLDLQLGLSLQSTIHSSSGTGI from the coding sequence ATGGCAAAAGATGCCTGTAGTGGCGCTTATCACACTTGTGACAGTGGAAATGGCTATTCTCAAGCAGGATCCTGCGGTGGTAAGAAGCTTAAGTTGTTTGGTTTTGAGCTTAGCCCTAGTAAGAACAATGGCAACTTCCTCAAAGGTTGCGTTGAAGGCGATGAAAGCATAAATTCATCGAGCAGGGCTGCCGGGGTAGACGACGGAGACAGTACCGATGAGAAGAAATTCGAGTGCCGATATTGTTTCAAGGAATTCGCGAACTCGCAGGCGCTGGGAGGTCATCAAAATGCTCTCAAGAAAGAGAGGATGAAGAAGAAAAGGTTGCAGCTTCAAGCCAAAAGAGCAGCCAGCATCAACTCTTATCTTCAGCCTTTGCATGACAGCTGCTATCCTAATCACTTCACTTTATACCAAGAGCCTCCTCAAATTAGGTTCGACCACTACCAACAAGAAACACGTCTTGGTGCATCACAAATCATCCATTTCCAACAAGATTCCTCCATCTTCACCATAACACCAGCTGACAGCACCAAGCCATCAAAGCAATGGTGTAAATCCTTGGATCTTCAGTTGGGCCTCAGCTTGCAGTCCACAATACATAGTTCCTCTGGAACTGGCATATAG